The following coding sequences lie in one Saccharopolyspora hordei genomic window:
- a CDS encoding ABC transporter permease produces MRDLLPLPAQPGLPRVPVGDWFAAAVDWLNDNVGPVFDTIDLVLRSAVTGLSAALASLPALAVVLVFAALGWWLRGWRFGLFSLVGFGLVASMQEFPAAMQTLSLVLVATAISIAIGIPLGVLVARNSGVSAVVRPVLDLMQTMPAFVYLVPVIVFFNIGEVPGVVATVIFSLPPGVRLTELGIRQVDREVVEAGEAFGAPPLKVLTGIQLPLAMPSIMAGVNQVIMLALSMVVIAGMVGAPGLGSDIYEAVTRVQLAQGFEAGIAVVILAVYLDRVTAVLSDRSPVARAERRAAKTG; encoded by the coding sequence ATGCGTGACCTGCTGCCCCTCCCCGCCCAGCCCGGCCTGCCGCGGGTCCCGGTCGGCGACTGGTTCGCGGCGGCCGTCGACTGGCTCAACGACAACGTCGGCCCGGTGTTCGACACCATCGACCTGGTGCTGCGCTCGGCGGTCACCGGCCTGTCCGCCGCGCTGGCCTCCCTGCCGGCCCTGGCGGTGGTGCTGGTGTTCGCCGCCCTCGGGTGGTGGCTGCGCGGCTGGCGGTTCGGCCTGTTCAGCCTGGTCGGCTTCGGCCTGGTCGCCAGCATGCAGGAGTTCCCAGCGGCGATGCAGACGCTGTCGCTGGTGCTGGTGGCCACCGCCATCTCGATCGCGATCGGCATCCCGCTGGGCGTCCTGGTGGCGCGCAACAGCGGGGTCAGCGCGGTGGTGCGGCCGGTGCTGGACCTGATGCAGACCATGCCCGCGTTCGTCTACCTCGTCCCGGTGATCGTGTTCTTCAACATCGGCGAGGTGCCGGGCGTGGTCGCCACCGTGATCTTCTCGCTGCCGCCCGGCGTGCGGCTGACCGAGCTGGGCATCCGGCAGGTCGACCGCGAGGTCGTCGAGGCGGGCGAGGCGTTCGGCGCACCGCCGCTGAAGGTCCTCACCGGCATCCAGCTGCCGCTGGCCATGCCGTCGATCATGGCCGGCGTCAACCAGGTGATCATGCTGGCCCTGTCGATGGTGGTCATCGCGGGCATGGTGGGCGCCCCCGGGCTGGGTTCGGACATCTACGAGGCGGTCACCCGGGTCCAGCTCGCGCAGGGCTTCGAAGCCGGCATCGCGGTGGTGATCCTGGCGGTCTACCTGGACCGCGTCACCGCCGTGCTCTCGGACCGCTCGCCGGTGGCGCGAGCGGAGCGCAGAGCGGCCAAGACCGGATGA
- a CDS encoding betaine/proline/choline family ABC transporter ATP-binding protein, translated as MTSVRVERLYKVFGPQPAELVRRLEAGADPDEIAEAGGTAAVVDASFEVREGETFVVMGLSGSGKSTLIRMLNGLLTPTSGRVFVDGEDITAMSGKALRAMRQRTMSMVFQHFALFPHRTVLDNVAYGLSVRGAGKDEIAAGATEALRLVGLEGWGDRYPQQLSGGMRQRVGLARALAAQTDVLLMDEAFSALDPLIKREMQDQLLDLNAQLGKTIVFITHDLNEAMRLGDRIAMMRAGRIVQIGTAEEILREPADAYVARFVQDVDRTRVLTAGALADPRVTAPAGAEPVPASLPLKDLFPRMREHPEPVPVVDDRRQLLGAVTPTAIFEALSHEADAPVAVQEVSDA; from the coding sequence GTGACATCGGTACGTGTGGAACGGCTCTACAAGGTCTTCGGGCCACAGCCGGCGGAGCTGGTCCGCCGGCTCGAGGCCGGAGCCGACCCGGACGAGATCGCCGAGGCGGGCGGCACCGCCGCGGTGGTCGACGCGTCGTTCGAGGTGCGCGAGGGCGAGACCTTCGTGGTCATGGGCCTGTCCGGTTCCGGCAAGTCGACCTTGATCCGGATGCTCAACGGGCTGCTCACGCCGACCTCCGGCCGCGTGTTCGTCGACGGCGAGGACATCACCGCGATGTCCGGCAAGGCGCTGCGCGCGATGCGCCAGCGCACGATGAGCATGGTCTTCCAGCACTTCGCGCTCTTCCCGCACCGCACCGTGCTGGACAACGTCGCCTACGGCTTGTCGGTCCGCGGCGCCGGCAAGGACGAGATCGCCGCGGGGGCCACCGAGGCGTTGCGGCTGGTGGGGCTGGAGGGCTGGGGTGACCGCTACCCGCAGCAGCTCTCCGGCGGGATGCGGCAGCGCGTCGGCCTGGCGCGGGCGCTGGCCGCCCAGACCGACGTGCTGCTGATGGACGAGGCGTTCAGCGCGCTGGACCCGCTGATCAAGCGCGAGATGCAGGACCAGCTGCTCGACCTCAACGCCCAGCTGGGCAAGACGATCGTCTTCATCACCCACGACCTCAACGAGGCCATGCGGCTGGGCGACCGCATCGCGATGATGCGGGCCGGGCGCATCGTGCAGATCGGCACCGCCGAGGAGATCCTGCGCGAACCCGCCGACGCGTACGTGGCCCGGTTCGTCCAGGACGTCGACCGCACCCGGGTGCTCACCGCGGGCGCGCTGGCGGACCCGCGGGTCACCGCCCCGGCGGGCGCGGAGCCGGTACCCGCGTCCCTGCCGCTGAAGGACCTGTTCCCGCGGATGCGTGAGCACCCCGAGCCGGTGCCGGTGGTCGACGACCGCCGGCAGCTGCTCGGTGCGGTGACGCCGACCGCGATCTTCGAGGCGTTGAGCCACGAGGCGGACGCCCCCGTGGCGGTCCAGGAGGTGTCCGATGCGTGA
- the mshC gene encoding cysteine--1-D-myo-inosityl 2-amino-2-deoxy-alpha-D-glucopyranoside ligase, whose protein sequence is MQPWSSVPVPRVPGTPRPLRLFDTATGAVEPTEPGPVAKMYVCGITPYDATHLGHAATYLAFDLVHRVWLDNGHQVHYVQNVTDIDDPLLERAERDGEDWVVLAMRETALFREDMAALRVVPPSDFVGAVEAIPEIVEAVGKLLASGAAYQVDDEHRDIYFRHAASGRFGYESRYDEETMRALFAERGGDPDRAGKEHPLDALLWRAARDGEPSWESELGPGRPGWHLECSVIALNRLGLGFDVQGGGSDLVFPHHEFSAAHAESLTGEFPFAKHYVHAGMIGLDGEKMSKSKGNLVFVSRLRGDRVDPMAIRLALLDGHYRTDRSWTADALTAGTARLARWRQAVALESGPSAEQAVAGLRDRLSDDLDTPQALRAIDAWVEEALTTGGSDREAPRLVRTAVDALLGVEL, encoded by the coding sequence ATGCAACCCTGGTCATCGGTTCCCGTGCCTCGCGTGCCGGGCACGCCACGTCCGCTGCGCCTCTTCGACACCGCGACCGGCGCGGTCGAGCCCACCGAACCCGGTCCCGTCGCGAAGATGTACGTGTGCGGCATCACGCCGTACGACGCCACCCACCTCGGTCATGCCGCCACCTACCTGGCGTTCGACCTGGTCCACCGGGTGTGGCTGGACAACGGTCACCAGGTGCACTACGTGCAGAACGTCACCGACATCGACGACCCGCTGCTGGAGCGCGCCGAGCGCGACGGTGAGGACTGGGTGGTCCTCGCGATGCGCGAGACCGCGCTGTTCCGCGAGGACATGGCGGCGCTGCGGGTGGTGCCGCCCTCCGACTTCGTCGGCGCCGTGGAGGCCATCCCGGAGATCGTCGAGGCGGTCGGCAAGCTGCTGGCCTCCGGCGCGGCCTACCAGGTCGACGACGAGCACCGCGACATCTACTTCCGGCACGCCGCCAGCGGGCGCTTCGGCTACGAGTCCCGCTACGACGAGGAGACGATGCGCGCCCTGTTCGCCGAGCGCGGCGGGGACCCGGACCGGGCGGGCAAGGAGCACCCGCTGGACGCGCTGCTGTGGCGGGCGGCTCGCGACGGCGAGCCGTCCTGGGAGTCCGAGCTGGGCCCCGGGCGGCCGGGCTGGCACCTGGAGTGCTCGGTCATCGCACTGAACCGGCTGGGCCTGGGCTTCGACGTGCAGGGCGGCGGCTCGGACCTCGTCTTCCCGCACCACGAGTTCAGCGCCGCGCACGCCGAATCGCTGACCGGGGAGTTCCCGTTCGCCAAGCACTACGTGCACGCGGGGATGATCGGGCTGGACGGCGAGAAGATGTCCAAGTCCAAGGGCAACCTGGTGTTCGTCTCGCGGCTGCGCGGCGACCGGGTGGACCCGATGGCCATCCGCCTGGCGCTGCTGGACGGCCACTACCGCACCGACCGGTCCTGGACGGCCGACGCGCTCACCGCGGGCACGGCGCGGCTGGCGCGCTGGCGCCAGGCCGTGGCGCTGGAGTCCGGTCCGTCGGCGGAGCAGGCGGTCGCCGGGCTGCGTGACCGGCTCTCCGACGACCTCGACACCCCGCAGGCGCTGCGCGCGATCGACGCCTGGGTGGAGGAAGCCCTGACCACCGGCGGCTCGGACCGCGAAGCCCCGCGGCTCGTCCGCACCGCAGTCGACGCCCTCCTCGGCGTCGAGCTCTGA